The following proteins are encoded in a genomic region of Anabas testudineus chromosome 13, fAnaTes1.2, whole genome shotgun sequence:
- the LOC113173699 gene encoding transmembrane protein 25: MYYKCLRRWAPCSAVVFLHTLALSWTGAIEPAPKIDGWHQAARTMQENRTHQFNCQSDGWDPRAPPLLTWYLNGEQQRESSPHRGRLVIKSKDDSEVMRPGSSHNSTFSLRARKWDRELVCVASNPRTGESYNATVTLDVQFQPEILRVNAHYSETSDSGLSLVLFALVRSNPPATITFVDQSGQLVANTSDFLILDSRSYPWLTNHTLRVTLSSISGNISLNASNSVGTVQSNLTLAEFLQSRVEVPMLGIVTGGAMAFMALLILSLIVLCLMQKNKSKSFDEPVEILMTKKSDSANLKAEKCDKTYIPRENMSLPSNMQLNDLSTLRRAREAAQQNSVGEKKKEEEEEEDLSLAYAARGFARYPMVGYIYKVNSTSSEEIWL; the protein is encoded by the exons ATGTACTATAAATGTCTAAGGAGGTGGGCACCATGCTCTGCAGTAGTGTTCCTCCACACACTGGCTTTATCCTGGACAG GGGCGATTGAGCCTGCCCCTAAAATCGATGGATGGCACCAGGCAGCACGGACAATGCAGGAAAACAGGACGCACCAGTTCAACTGCCAATCAGATGGCTGGGATCCCCGCGCCCCACCTTTGCTGACCTGGTACCTGAATggggagcagcagagagagtccTCCCCCCACCGTGGGCGTCTTGTGATCAAATCGAAGGACGACTCTGAGGTCATGAGACCTGGGAGCAGTCACAACAGCACCTTCTCTCTGCGGGCCAGAAAGTGGGACAGGGAGCTGGTGTGTGTTGCATCGAACCCCAGGACGGGAGAGAGCTACAACGCCACGGTCACGCTCGATGTccagt TCCAGCCAGAGATCCTCAGGGTGAACGCCCACTACAGTGAAACCTCAGACTCGGGCCTCTCCCTGGTCCTTTTCGCCTTGGTTCGGTCCAACCCACCTGCTACCATCACCTTCGTGGACCAGTCCGGCCAGCTGGTGGCCAACACCTCTGACTTCCTCATACTGGATTCACGAAGCTACCCCTGGCTGACCAATCACACGCTGAGGGTCACACTCAGTAGCATATCAGGGAACATCTCGCTGAATGCCAGCAACAGTGTGGGAACAGTGCAGAGCAACCTCACACTGGCAG AGTTCCTGCAGTCTCGTGTGGAGGTGCCCATGCTGGGAATAGTGACCGGGGGAGCTATGGCCTTCATGGCTCTCCTCATCCTCAGCCTAATAGTTCTCTGCCtcatgcaaaaaaacaagagcaaGTCCTttg ATGAGCCGGTGGAGATTCTGATGACCAAAAAAAG CGACTCTGCCAATCTGAAGGCAGAGAAATGTGATAAGACCTACATCCCCAGAGAGAACATGTCTCTGCCTTCAAACATGCAGCTCAATGACCTCAGCACTCTGAGAAGAG CCCGAGAGGCCGCCCAGCAGAACAGTgtgggagagaagaagaaagaggaagaggaggaggaagatctGTCTTTAGCCTACGCCGCCAGAG GTTTTGCCAGATATCCGATGGTGGGCTACATCTATAAGGTGAACAGCACAAGCAGTGAGGAGATCTGGCTCTGA